The following are encoded together in the Glycine soja cultivar W05 chromosome 5, ASM419377v2, whole genome shotgun sequence genome:
- the LOC114413573 gene encoding protein NRT1/ PTR FAMILY 1.2-like codes for MEMSSMEQKKATELVERKKGGYRTIPFIIANETFEKVANVGLHVNMILYLLQEYHFDPATGAIIIFLWNALSNFFPIFGAFLSDSWLGRFRVIALGIVIDLVGLVVLWLTAIFRHARPQCDVEPCANPTTLQLLFLFSSLALMALGAGGIRPCTLAFTADQINNPENPHNERTMKSLFNWYYASVGISVTVSMTFIVYIQVKAGWVVGFGIPVVLMTFSAIMFFLGSCLYKKVKPNKSLLTSLAQVIVAAWKNRHLPISPKNSDIWYFHNGSNLVQPTGKARFLNKACMMKNREKDLDSGEMPIDPWSLCTVRQVEELKAIIKVLPIWSTGIILATSISQQSFSIVQAQTMNRVVFHMTIPPTNFAAFIILTLTIWVVVYDRILVPLFPKERVLTVKQRMGIGLLISCLATLVAALVERKRRNEAIKEGFIDNPKGVVNMSAMWLVPQYCLYGLAEGLNIIGQIEFYYSQFPKTMSSIAVSLCALGIGMGNVLGSLIVKVVKDGTKRGGEASWLASNINRGHYDYYYALLFILNLVNLLCFFIWSRIYGSTRDIKNWEEEVDTRVLEKELDTK; via the exons atggagaTGTCGTCGATGGAACAAAAGAAAGCTACCGAACTGGTTGAAAGGAAAAAGGGTGGTTACAGAACCATTCCCTTTATCATAG CAAACGAGACCTTTGAAAAGGTTGCAAATGTGGGACTCCATGTGAACATGATTTTGTACCTGCTACAAGAGTATCATTTTGACCCTGCAACAGGAGCTATTATAATATTCCTGTGGAACGCCTTGTCCAATTTTTTTCCCATCTTTGGTGCTTTTCTTTCTGATTCTTGGCTTGGACGATTTCGTGTTATTGCTCTCGGAATAGTCATCGACCTTGTT GGCTTAGTTGTGTTGTGGCTCACTGCTATTTTTAGGCATGCAAGACCTCAATGTGATGTAGAACCTTGTGCGAATCCTACAACACTGCAACTcctgtttcttttctcttcccttGCTCTCATGGCTCTTGGAGCTGGTGGCATTAGGCCATGTACCTTAGCCTTTACTGCTGATCAAATCAACAACCCTGAAAACCCACATAATGAGAGGACCATGAAGAGCTTATTCAATTGGTACTATGCTTCGGTTGGCATTTCAGTAACTGTTTCAATGACATTTATAGTGTACATTCAAGTTAAAGCAGGGTGGGTTGTGGGTTTTGGTATCCCTGTGGTGCTTATGACATTTTCTGCTATCATGTTTTTCTTGGGTTCTTGCTTATATAAGAAAGTGAAGCCAAACAAGAGCTTGCTCACTAGCTTAGCTCAAGTGATTGTAGCAGCTTGGAAAAACAGACACTTACCCATCTCTCCCAAGAACTCTGACATTTGGTATTTCCATAATGGCTCTAACCTTGTTCAACCTACAGGGAAAGCAAG GTTCTTGAACAAGGCTTGCATGATGAAGAATAGAGAGAAAGATTTGGACAGTGGTGAGATGCCAATTGACCCATGGAGTCTGTGTACAGTAAGACAAGTGGAGGAGTTAAAAGCCATAATTAAAGTCCTTCCCATTTGGTCCACCGGCATCATACTTGCTACTAGCATAAGCCAACAATCATTTTCTATTGTCCAAGCTCAAACCATGAACAGAGTGGTGTTCCATATGACCATCCCACCCACCAATTTCGCTGCATTCATAATCCTCACTTTGACCATATGGGTGGTTGTGTATGATCGCATTCTAGTTCCCTTATTTCCTAAGGAGCGAGTACTCACCGTTAAGCAACGAATGGGAATTGGGCTATTGATCTCATGCCTGGCCACTCTAGTAGCAGCATTGGTagaaaggaagagaagaaatGAAGCAATAAAGGAAGGGTTTATAGATAACCCCAAAGGAGTGGTGAACATGTCAGCTATGTGGTTAGTGCCCCAGTACTGCTTGTATGGTTTAGCTGAGGGTTTGAATATCATCGGACAAATAGAGTTCTATTACTCTCAATTTCCTAAGACAATGTCAAGCATTGCTGTTTCTCTATGTGCCCTTGGTATTGGGATGGGAAACGTCTTGGGAAGCCTTATTGTCAAGGTTGTGAAAGATGGGACCAAGAGAGGAGGAGAAGCTAGTTGGTTAGCATCAAATATCAATAGAGGGCACTATGATTACTACTATGCCCTCCTTTTCATTCTGAATTTGGTTAATTTGTTATGCTTCTTCATATGGAGTCGGATTTATGGGAGTACTCGTGATATAAAAAATTGGGAGGAAGAGGTTGACACGAGAGTATTAGAGAAAGAGTTGGACACAAAATGA
- the LOC114411581 gene encoding uncharacterized protein LOC114411581, producing the protein MPIDPWSLCTVRQVEELKAMVGCELRDFYGDCVIVCYNVFLCPSIYVKVKPYNSLLTGFAQVIVPAWKNRHLPLPPKNSDIWHFRNGSNLVQPTDKVSLLKVLEQSLHNQE; encoded by the exons ATGCCCATTGATCCATGGAGTTTGTGTACAGTGAGACAAGTAGAGGAGTTGAAAGCCAT GGTGGGCTGTGAGTTGCGGGATTTCTATGGGGATTGTGTGATTGTCtgctataatgtttttttgtgccCTTCCATATACGTCAAAGTGAAACCATATAATAGCTTGCTCACTGGCTTCGCCCAAGTGATTGTTCCAGCCTGGAAAAACAGACACTTACCCCTGCCTCCCAAGAACTCTGACATTTGGCATTTTCGCAATGGCTCTAATCTTGTTCAACCAACAGACAAAGTAAGCTTACTTAAG GTTCTTGAACAAAGCTTGCATAATCAAGAATAG